In Scophthalmus maximus strain ysfricsl-2021 chromosome 21, ASM2237912v1, whole genome shotgun sequence, one genomic interval encodes:
- the LOC118291539 gene encoding cyclic nucleotide-gated cation channel beta-3-like, which produces MFSRFKQFLGAPEPPPASAPAAKAPAAPAPAPAPAPPAAAPAPAPAPAPAAAPSNPEAAEGENAPPPSPPPVVYSRYADDILRDLSKRLRERTEMLREKAIDPYATSPEITPPVTPILRKEDYIRIKEEERIAKEEADKKKAEEAAKKAEEKKKKDEEKRLEAEKKAEEERLAEEARKKAKILPDISCSCFDVLFHPIEKMMDSVVGTTIDPFTDRRYIAWLAVVAVAYNYNIWFCSARLAFPYHNETANRFWIFFDFLSDLVNVIDIIIWQPRLQFVKAGDIIKDQGMTKVHYRKSQRFKIDLFSILPFDLLCLHFEFSAIYRVNRFIRIDSFFEFSDRLESIMAKAYIWRVARTTGYLLFVLHLNACVFYVASVHQGLASTTWVYDGNGSAYLRCYYFAVRSLINIGGLPEPVTLFEIMFQMTNFFIGVFVFSSLIGQMRDVIGAATAGQTYFRASMDGCVAYMNTYTISKLVQNRVRTWYNYTWAAQGMLDESELLDKMPLVMRTAIAVDVNLATFQKIALFQGCDQQMLVDMLLRLKSIIYLPGDFVVKKGDIGKEMYIIKSGAVQVVGGPDNSIVFVTLKAGCVFGEISLLQSAKDGGNRRTANVKAHGFANLFVLEKKDLFDILVHYPESQKVLARKGRKLLKAKGPVAAKTNEEKQKGLTLFGTKPQTPKMLRALRAGGFLDKLKVSSHTHSASLCCCYAAFTKDTVMT; this is translated from the exons ATGTTCAGCAGGTTTAAACAGTTTCTAGGGGCTCCAGAGCCTCCGCCTGCCTCAGCTCCAGCAGCCAAG gctcctgctgctcctgctcctgctcctgctcctgctcctcctgctgctgctcctgctcctgctcctgctcctgctcctgctgcggCTCCTTCCAATCCAGAGGCGGCTGAGGG TGAAAATGCCCCTCCTCCATCGCCTCCGCCTGTTGTCTACTCCCGCTACGCAGACGACATACTTAGAGATCTGAGCAAGAGATTGAGAGAGCGGACAGAGATGCTCCGGGAGAAAGCCATCGATCCTTATGCCACTTCTCCAGAAATCACCCCGCCCGTCA CACCTATTCTGAGGAAGGAGGACTACATCCgaataaaggaggaggagcggatAGCGAAGGAAGAAGCGGACAAAAAGAAGGCAGAGGAGGCGGCTAAAaaggcggaggagaagaagaagaaggatgaggagaaaaggCTGGAGGCCGAGAagaaggcggaggaggagaggctggcGGAGGAGGCCAGGAAGAAGGCAAAGATCCTCCCGGACATCAGCTGCTCGTGCTTTGACGTCCTCTTCCACCCAATCGAAAAAATGATGGATTCAGTCGTGGGGACCACCATAGATCCTTTCACAG ATCGTCGCTACATCGCCTGGCTGGCTGTGGTAGCAGTGGCATACAACTACAACATTTGGTTTTGCTCTGCCCGGTTGGCGTTCCCTTACCACAATGAAACCGCCAACCGCTTCTGGATCTTTTTTGACTTTCTCAGTGACCTAGTGAACGTGATCGACATCATCATATGGCAGCCCAGACTTCAGTTTGTGAAAGCTGGCGACATCATA AAAGACCAAGGAATGACAAAGGTTCACTATCGGAAATCACAACGATTCAAG ATTGATTTATTCAGCATCCTTCCCTTCGACCTTCTCTGCCTTCACTTTGAATTCTCCGCCATCTACAGAGTCAACCGCTTCATCAGG ATCGATTCCTTTTTTGAATTTAGCGATCGACTTGAGAGCATCATGGCCAAGGCTTACATCTGGAG AGTGGCTCGCACCACGGGCTACCTGCTCTTTGTGCTCCATCTCAACGCCTGTGTGTTCTACGTGGCCTCGGTGCACCAGGGTCTCGCATCCACCACGTGGGTGTACGACGGAAATGGCTCGGC GTACCTGCGTTGTTACTATTTCGCTGTCCGAAGTCTGATCAACATTGGGGGTCTCCCGGAGCCCGTAACCCTCTTTGAGATCATGTTTCAGATGACCAACTTTTTCATCGGAGTCTTTGTGTTCTCCAGTTTGATTGGACAG ATGAGAGACGTCATCGGGGCGGCAACAGCAGGACAGACGTACTTTCGGGCATCAATGGACGGCTGCGTTGCCTACATGAACACTTACACGATCTCCAAGCTAGTCCAGAACAGAGTCCGGACCTGGTACAACTACACGTGGGCCGCACAGGGCATGCTGG ATGAGTCGGAGCTGCTGGACAAGATGCCCCTGGTGATGCGAACTGCCATCGCTGTGGACGTGAACCTGGCCACTTTTCAGAAGATTGCACTGTTTCAG GGCTGTGACCAGCAGATGCTGGTGGACATGTTGCTGAGGCTCAAGTCGATCATCTATCTGCCCGGAGACTTTGTTGTGAAGAAA GGCGACATCGGTAAAGAGATGTACATCATCAAAAGTGGAGcggtgcaggtggtgggaggacCCGACAACAGCATTGTGTTCGTCACTCTGAAGGCTGGATGTGTGTTCGGGGAAATCAG TTTACTGCAATCTGCTAAAGATGGCGGAAACAGGCGCACTGCCAACGTAAAAGCACACGGCTTTGCAAACCTCTTCGTCCTGGAGAAGAAAGACCTGTTTGACATCCTCGTCCACTACCCAGAGTCTCAGAAAGTGCTGGCCAGGAAGGGAAG GAAACTGCTCAAAGCCAAAGGCCCTGTAGCTGCTAAAACCAACGAGGAGAAGCAGAAAGGTCTGACGCTGTTTGGAACCAAACCACAGACGCCCAAGATGCTGAGAGCCTTGCGTGCGGGAGGCTTCCTGGACAAACTCAAGgtatcatcacacacacacagcgctagtttgtgttgctgttatgCAGCCTTTACTAAGGACACAGTGATGACTTGA